The following proteins come from a genomic window of Chryseobacterium glaciei:
- a CDS encoding gliding motility-associated C-terminal domain-containing protein, with protein sequence MKKFLLSLVLIVLAVNTLFAQRDTDHWFAPYFNSSTSSTYEHGLYFSTDSITPFPVTIYNNNVVIGTVTISKGSPQMFTLPSQYITTTNTSSAAVPNNMGVYTKGDKPYFTSLRIYNSIHGEVVTSKGKAGIGTTFYAAATPITTALTSSSAMNFTTGIMATEDNTKVTVTGYDPNIQFINNMTPPLTINFTLNKGQSYILAGVGNTVANQAGFIGTKISSDKPVSVTNGNANGMFATGNTTAGSDLVMDQSVPTTRLGNEFAMVRSLSPLTNHYDMEGGIIIATENNTEIFLNDATIPVATLNEGDYYRILNSAYISQGGGHYNVYVRSTRNIYLYQLIGSSGGTATAGYNYIPPLNCFLPRKIDEIGNIQAMPTYTGAVVLKLNILTEKGAVVAVNGVAPTAAQGPYPLLGNDQWVTYAITGITGNVNITSTKAVTAGVNGGYSTAGYGGYFAGFSSIPLIAKQTGTCIPGLVLEVDDSFETYQWFRNGVAIAGANANSYTPTQSGDYTVRITIGSCPPETTPVYKVYTCLQETTKTMTVCEGLLNIVPQFTTSSQVPVPGTVTIVTPPANGTAGVDPITGVITYVPTVGYFGADKIVYKFCGNDPNFVDCEQITLNLTVSKSPVVNNATLRSCFIETNPATALFNLTLASVSTEPGVTKRYFPSPTDAANGTNEITNFLNYIAPTGVVYIRVTNANGCFSVAEVTLIVLAPVESAILKDKIICMEDKTTLDAGPGFNAYEWSTGAITPSITNVGVGTYWVKLKTGDCITKQTVKVYASEQPVISNIDITNNTVTAYVAGGTAPYKYSMDNITWQDSNIFKDVPRGNGTVYVKDAYDCNPIEVEITIPNLINVITPNNDGVNDFIDYSSLAHKPNLVVNIFDRYGSKIYQADKTNGYKWGGTTNGTNKVSTGNYWYDISWNEPNKKQTPIKFSGWILVKNRE encoded by the coding sequence ATGAAAAAATTTCTACTATCTTTAGTATTAATTGTCTTGGCAGTTAATACCCTCTTTGCGCAAAGAGACACAGACCATTGGTTTGCTCCTTATTTTAACTCCTCAACATCGTCGACGTATGAACATGGTTTATACTTTTCCACAGATTCGATTACTCCGTTTCCGGTAACGATTTACAACAACAATGTTGTGATCGGGACTGTGACCATAAGTAAAGGTAGCCCTCAGATGTTTACATTGCCTTCGCAGTATATTACAACAACAAATACTTCGAGCGCTGCTGTTCCAAACAACATGGGAGTTTATACAAAAGGAGATAAGCCTTATTTTACATCACTAAGAATATACAACAGTATTCATGGTGAGGTTGTGACTTCTAAAGGAAAAGCCGGCATCGGAACAACATTCTATGCTGCTGCAACTCCTATCACTACTGCCTTAACGAGTAGTAGTGCAATGAACTTCACAACGGGTATCATGGCAACCGAAGACAACACGAAAGTAACGGTTACCGGATATGATCCCAACATTCAGTTTATCAACAACATGACTCCTCCTTTAACAATAAATTTCACCTTAAATAAAGGACAGTCTTACATTCTTGCCGGCGTTGGAAATACCGTTGCCAACCAAGCAGGTTTTATCGGAACTAAAATTTCATCTGACAAACCCGTTTCTGTAACCAATGGAAATGCAAACGGAATGTTCGCGACAGGAAATACAACTGCAGGATCTGACCTTGTTATGGATCAATCAGTTCCTACAACTCGTCTTGGAAACGAATTTGCAATGGTAAGAAGTTTATCTCCACTCACCAATCATTACGATATGGAAGGGGGAATTATAATTGCCACAGAAAACAACACCGAAATTTTCCTTAATGATGCTACAATACCTGTTGCAACTCTTAACGAAGGAGATTATTATCGAATTTTAAACAGTGCATACATCAGTCAAGGTGGCGGACATTACAATGTGTATGTTCGTAGTACAAGAAATATTTATTTATATCAATTAATCGGTTCATCAGGCGGAACTGCAACGGCAGGATACAATTATATCCCACCATTGAACTGTTTCTTACCAAGAAAAATTGATGAAATTGGTAATATTCAGGCAATGCCGACCTATACGGGGGCTGTTGTTTTAAAACTTAATATCTTAACAGAAAAAGGTGCTGTTGTAGCAGTAAATGGTGTTGCTCCAACTGCGGCGCAAGGTCCCTATCCTCTTTTGGGTAACGACCAATGGGTTACATACGCTATTACCGGAATTACTGGAAATGTTAATATCACTTCAACAAAAGCTGTTACTGCCGGTGTAAACGGTGGATATAGCACAGCCGGATATGGAGGTTATTTTGCAGGATTCTCTTCAATTCCTTTAATTGCTAAACAAACCGGAACTTGTATTCCTGGTTTAGTATTGGAGGTTGATGATAGTTTTGAAACCTATCAATGGTTCAGAAACGGTGTTGCTATTGCAGGAGCCAATGCTAACTCATACACACCAACACAATCCGGAGATTATACCGTAAGAATTACAATCGGATCATGTCCTCCGGAGACGACTCCTGTTTATAAAGTTTATACTTGTCTTCAAGAGACTACAAAAACAATGACTGTTTGTGAGGGTCTTTTAAATATTGTTCCCCAATTTACGACTTCAAGTCAGGTTCCTGTTCCGGGAACTGTAACGATTGTTACCCCTCCGGCAAATGGTACAGCGGGTGTAGATCCTATAACAGGTGTAATCACTTACGTTCCAACCGTTGGATATTTCGGGGCAGATAAAATTGTTTATAAATTCTGTGGTAACGATCCAAACTTTGTAGATTGTGAGCAGATTACTTTAAATTTAACTGTATCAAAAAGCCCTGTAGTCAATAATGCAACTTTAAGATCTTGTTTCATTGAAACTAATCCTGCGACAGCATTATTTAATCTTACTTTAGCCAGCGTTAGTACAGAACCAGGAGTTACTAAAAGATATTTCCCATCTCCTACCGATGCCGCAAACGGAACGAATGAAATTACTAATTTCTTAAATTATATCGCACCAACCGGTGTTGTATATATAAGAGTTACAAACGCAAACGGATGTTTCAGTGTAGCTGAAGTTACCCTTATCGTCCTTGCACCTGTAGAATCTGCCATATTGAAAGATAAAATCATCTGTATGGAAGACAAAACAACGTTAGATGCAGGTCCAGGTTTTAATGCTTACGAATGGAGCACAGGAGCAATTACTCCATCTATCACTAATGTAGGTGTTGGAACGTATTGGGTTAAACTAAAAACAGGTGACTGTATTACAAAACAAACTGTAAAAGTATATGCTTCTGAGCAACCTGTTATCTCAAACATTGATATTACAAACAATACTGTGACTGCATATGTAGCAGGTGGAACGGCTCCATATAAATATTCTATGGATAATATCACTTGGCAGGATTCAAACATATTTAAAGACGTTCCTAGAGGAAACGGAACTGTATATGTAAAAGATGCTTATGACTGTAATCCTATCGAGGTTGAAATTACAATTCCTAATCTTATCAACGTAATTACACCTAATAACGACGGTGTGAATGATTTTATTGACTATTCTTCATTAGCTCACAAGCCTAATTTAGTTGTGAATATCTTCGACAGATACGGAAGCAAAATCTATCAGGCAGATAAAACAAACGGATACAAATGGGGCGGAACTACAAACGGAACCAATAAAGTATCCACAGGAAATTACTGGTACGATATCAGTTGGAATGAGCCTAACAAAAAGCAAACTCCAATTAAATTCTCCGGTTGGATCTTAGTGAAAAACAGAGAATAA
- a CDS encoding T9SS type B sorting domain-containing protein, translating into MKKILSFLFIFYIFTSTFAQLDREHWFAPMVDRTGNPNPYQNLYLSTNRTTSFPVSIYNNNVLIGTVNISKNNPQKFDVLRDYIITTQQTDLFTPTSKGLYLKAEFPFYANLRFSVYNHAEIITSKGIPATGKTFYAASAPITVSNFILNFMTSVLATEDNTTVTISGYKSTVEFSNGTTGVTNPTMTFTLNKGQSYIIDGNGSLPGNFDGFIGSKIVSNKPVNVTNGNFNGQYAGDFPGSSDILMDQSVPVERLGNEFAIVKGNGSIGANMEGAVVIATEDNTQIFVNNEIPPVATINTGQYFVIPDTKYQLQGSGHYNLYVKTSKNAYVYQILAGDSASGSEVATGGFNFIPALNCYLPKQINELGFINENFVHSNANPLGILNIPTKLNLITEKGAVVTVNGTQPLASTGPFNMTGTNNWVTYGIPNVTGTITVVSTKAIMAGISAGSDAVGYGGFFAGFPTQPVILKSGGDCVPGVVLTVDPIIYDTYQWYRNDILIIGANASTYIPTQSGFYHCSVTMGSCAPLVSGKFKVLNCLKQTTAIYDVCSVKTITPAFSSSTQTPVPSTVAITTPPTLGTAVINTTTGIITYTVTNPGTTGTDTFTYTFCGNDPDFPDCESVTVTINIQALTVTNKTLTACNINGQGTFNLTTANVTNNSPVTITYYPTLLDAQNENLAALITLPTTYTAPNGTIVYAVVKNNIGCKSIAQITLNLFNLAIVLNNYNGVFCDDNLDGIVTINLSNITPLVLNNPTYFTNVRYYANLSDANLGNANTLPNNWSYTAPTTIYIRVDSPDGCASVVQPLNFSIGAKIPLIKTSYVISVCDNDLDGIKNVDLAQFISQFTIDPNVTVTYHATLADAQNNVAPLGNPMNLTGAQTIHIRFEKPGVCPNVASITVNIKTPKKSNVLFDKIVCPKTTTNLDAGPGFDSYLWSTGATTPAITNVSAGSYWVDLTFDGCTYRQAVNVTESVLPAIVSIEVNGNTVTVGASGGTPPYEYSLDGVNWQASNVFQNVPRGNHVVHVRDSRNCDEITRTFTIINLINTITPNHDGHNDDIDYSALMGNDNLIFRIFDRYGAEVFRGTPANRFTWDGTLGGRPINTATYWYFISWTEFGGSTSVKYTSWLLVKNR; encoded by the coding sequence ATGAAGAAAATTTTATCTTTTTTATTTATATTCTATATTTTCACTTCAACTTTCGCACAGTTGGACAGAGAACATTGGTTTGCCCCAATGGTAGATAGAACGGGAAACCCAAATCCTTATCAAAATTTATATCTTTCCACCAACAGAACGACATCATTTCCGGTAAGTATTTACAACAACAATGTCCTGATCGGGACCGTAAACATCAGCAAAAACAATCCGCAAAAATTTGATGTATTAAGAGATTATATCATCACGACTCAACAGACGGATTTATTTACACCCACTTCAAAAGGACTTTATCTAAAGGCAGAATTTCCTTTTTATGCTAACTTGAGGTTTTCGGTTTATAACCACGCAGAAATTATTACTTCGAAAGGAATTCCTGCCACAGGAAAAACTTTTTATGCAGCAAGTGCTCCAATAACGGTCAGTAATTTTATTTTGAATTTCATGACGAGTGTATTGGCGACTGAAGATAATACAACAGTTACTATTTCAGGATATAAAAGTACCGTAGAATTTTCCAACGGAACAACGGGAGTTACCAATCCAACCATGACTTTCACATTAAATAAAGGACAATCTTATATTATTGATGGTAATGGTTCCTTACCCGGAAATTTTGACGGCTTCATCGGATCTAAAATTGTTTCAAATAAACCCGTCAATGTCACAAACGGAAACTTCAACGGCCAATATGCCGGAGATTTCCCCGGAAGTTCTGATATTTTGATGGATCAATCTGTCCCTGTTGAAAGACTGGGCAACGAATTTGCTATCGTAAAAGGTAACGGAAGTATCGGAGCCAATATGGAAGGTGCTGTGGTGATCGCTACAGAAGATAACACCCAGATTTTTGTTAATAATGAAATACCTCCGGTAGCTACGATAAATACAGGACAGTATTTTGTAATTCCAGACACCAAATATCAGTTACAGGGAAGCGGGCACTATAATTTATATGTAAAAACATCGAAAAACGCTTACGTTTATCAGATTCTTGCCGGAGATTCAGCTTCTGGAAGTGAGGTTGCAACAGGTGGATTTAATTTTATCCCTGCCCTGAATTGTTATTTACCAAAACAGATCAACGAACTAGGTTTTATCAATGAAAATTTTGTTCATTCGAATGCAAATCCTTTAGGAATTTTAAACATTCCGACTAAGCTTAATTTAATTACAGAAAAAGGAGCTGTTGTAACAGTAAACGGAACTCAGCCTTTGGCTAGTACAGGACCTTTCAATATGACAGGTACCAATAATTGGGTAACGTACGGTATTCCGAATGTTACAGGAACAATTACAGTAGTTTCAACAAAAGCAATCATGGCGGGAATAAGTGCGGGAAGTGATGCTGTGGGATATGGCGGTTTTTTTGCAGGTTTCCCGACACAGCCTGTGATTTTAAAATCCGGCGGAGATTGTGTTCCTGGAGTTGTTCTTACCGTCGATCCTATTATCTATGACACCTACCAATGGTACCGAAATGATATTCTTATTATAGGAGCCAATGCATCAACCTATATTCCTACTCAATCCGGATTTTATCACTGTTCGGTAACAATGGGAAGTTGTGCGCCTTTAGTTTCAGGAAAATTCAAGGTTTTGAATTGTTTAAAGCAAACTACAGCAATTTACGATGTCTGTTCAGTAAAAACAATTACTCCAGCTTTCAGCAGTTCTACACAAACACCGGTTCCGTCTACCGTTGCAATTACGACTCCTCCCACTTTAGGAACGGCAGTTATAAATACAACTACAGGAATAATTACCTACACCGTTACCAACCCCGGAACTACAGGAACAGATACTTTCACGTACACTTTCTGCGGAAATGACCCAGACTTCCCAGATTGTGAATCGGTAACCGTAACGATTAATATTCAGGCATTGACGGTTACTAATAAAACATTGACTGCCTGTAACATCAATGGACAGGGAACTTTTAATTTAACAACGGCCAATGTTACCAATAACAGTCCGGTAACAATTACCTATTACCCTACTCTGCTTGACGCTCAAAATGAAAATCTTGCAGCATTAATTACATTACCTACTACCTATACTGCACCAAACGGAACCATCGTTTATGCAGTAGTTAAAAATAATATCGGCTGTAAGAGTATTGCTCAGATTACCCTTAATTTGTTTAATCTGGCCATTGTTTTAAATAATTATAATGGTGTATTTTGTGATGATAATTTAGATGGAATTGTAACCATCAATTTATCAAACATCACTCCTCTTGTTCTTAATAATCCTACTTACTTTACGAATGTAAGATATTATGCTAATTTAAGTGATGCCAACTTAGGAAATGCCAATACGCTTCCTAACAACTGGAGTTACACTGCACCCACAACAATTTACATAAGAGTTGATTCTCCTGACGGATGCGCAAGTGTTGTTCAGCCTTTAAATTTCAGTATTGGAGCTAAGATTCCTTTAATAAAAACTTCATATGTCATAAGTGTCTGCGATAATGATCTTGACGGAATCAAAAATGTTGATCTGGCACAATTTATTTCACAATTTACGATAGATCCTAACGTTACGGTGACGTATCATGCGACTTTAGCTGATGCTCAAAATAACGTTGCTCCTCTTGGAAATCCAATGAATCTTACCGGAGCTCAGACCATCCATATCAGATTTGAAAAACCGGGAGTATGTCCTAATGTAGCTTCAATTACAGTTAATATTAAAACTCCAAAAAAATCAAATGTTCTTTTTGATAAAATTGTTTGTCCAAAAACAACGACAAATTTAGATGCAGGACCTGGTTTCGACAGCTATCTTTGGAGCACAGGCGCTACAACTCCTGCTATCACAAACGTTTCGGCCGGAAGTTATTGGGTAGATCTTACTTTTGATGGTTGTACGTACAGACAAGCTGTCAATGTTACAGAATCTGTTTTGCCTGCAATCGTTTCAATCGAAGTCAATGGAAATACAGTAACGGTCGGCGCAAGCGGCGGAACTCCTCCATACGAATATTCTTTAGACGGAGTTAACTGGCAAGCCTCTAATGTTTTCCAGAATGTACCAAGAGGAAATCATGTTGTACATGTAAGAGATTCCAGAAACTGTGACGAAATTACAAGAACATTTACCATTATTAATCTGATCAACACCATAACTCCAAATCATGACGGACATAATGATGATATTGATTATTCGGCTTTAATGGGCAATGATAATCTTATATTCAGAATATTCGACAGATACGGAGCTGAAGTCTTCAGAGGAACTCCTGCCAACAGATTTACCTGGGACGGAACCTTAGGCGGAAGACCCATAAACACAGCCACTTATTGGTATTTCATAAGCTGGACAGAATTCGGAGGCAGTACATCGGTAAAATATACAAGCTGGCTATTGGTAAAAAACAGATAA